From the Pomacea canaliculata isolate SZHN2017 linkage group LG14, ASM307304v1, whole genome shotgun sequence genome, one window contains:
- the LOC112555131 gene encoding dimethylaniline monooxygenase [N-oxide-forming] 5-like has protein sequence MVKRVAVIGGGAAGLVATKTCLEEGLEPTCFDRRDSLGGLWVFDEKVQENLSNCMWTTTMNASKEIMAFSDFPMPKKFPNFIRSSHAEEYLQSYALNFNLDKFTRLSTEVVMIKRAEDFFTSGRWTVTSKNLKNGETMTEVFDGVMVCSGHHLEKHIPKLPGLDEFKGQIMHSHDYRKPLTLTGKRVLVVGLGNSGGDIASEVGLSTEVMLSTRRGAWVMERRGSRGLPWDIEMLTRFGSLVDKLLPLSLSQKLLAASFMAKLDHDLYSLTTTTMPKGISGFLSDDLVNRILCGRVHIRDDIKRFAESSVEFVDGTVEDVDVVILATGYHIRFPFIEKEVVDIEDNLMPLYKRVFLPDLEHQTLSFIGFFNVSGPLWQIFELQSRMAVYTLTGAIKLPSRRRMKEDIREMENKRTQICPDTLRHSVEVAWFPFMEELAEVIGCKPNVWRLLLTDPKLGLKVLFGPAVGAHYRLHGPGQWPGARQSILTVMDRVYYPFNTRKVPSGLPQSIELLRRLLYPSTLQILAMYLFILVLIVLVFVV, from the exons ATGGTCAAGCGGGTGGCTGTCATCGGGGGAGGTGCGGCGGGCCTGGTGGCCACGAAGACGTGTCTGGAGGAGGGTCTGGAACCCACGTGCTTTGATCGGCGGGACTCGCTGGGCGGGCTGTGGGTGTTCGACGAGAAGGTGCAGGAGAACTTGTCCAACTGTATGTGGACAACCACCATGAACGCAAGCAAAGAGATTATGGCTTTCAGCGATTTCCCAATGCCTAAG AAATTTCCCAATTTCATTCGCAGCAGCCATGCCGAGGAATACCTCCAGAGCTACGCGCTGAACTTTAACCTCGACAAGTTCACACGCTTGAGTACAGAGGTCGTGATGATCAAGAGAGCGGAGGATTTTTTTACCTCCGGAAGGTGGACAGTGACAA GTAAGAATTTGAAAAACGGAGAAACAATGACCGAGGTGTTTGACGGTGTGATGGTGTGCTCCGGCCATCATCTTGAAAAGCACATCCCGAAACTACCAGGACTCGATgagttcaaaggtcagattATGCACTCCCACGACTATCGCAAGCCGCTGACTTTAACAGGTAAACGGGTGCTCGTCGTGGGCCTCGGCAATTCCGGCGGTGATATCGCTTCAGAAGTTGGACTTTCAACGGAG gtgATGCTGAGCACGCGCCGCGGTGCCTGGGTCATGGAGCGGAGGGGAAGCCGCGGTCTGCCTTGGGACATTGAGATGCTGACTCGCTTTGGTAGTCTGGTGGACAAGCTTCTTCCCTTGTCCTTATCTCAGAAGCTTTTAGCCGCCAGTTTTATGGCCAAACTTGACCACGACCTGTATAGTCTCACAACTACAACAATGCCAAAGGG GATCTCTGGCTTCCTCAGTGATGACCTGGTCAACCGTATCCTGTGTGGAAGAGTACACATCAGAGATGACATCAAGCGCTTCGCGGAGTCCAGCGTGGAGTTCGTTGACGGGACTGTAGAGGATGTTGACGTTGTCATCCTCGCGACTGGCTACCACATCCGTTTCCCCTTCATAGAGAAAGAG GTGGTGGACATCGAGGACAACCTCATGCCTCTCTACAAAAGAGTTTTTCTTCCGGACCTGGAACACCAAACTCTATCCTTCATCGGGTTTTTCAATGTCAGCGGACCTCTTTGGCAAATCTTTGAGCTGCAGAGCAGGATGGCTGTCTACACGCTGACT GGTGCTATTAAATTACCAAGTCGCAGAAGGATGAAAGAAGATATCCGAGAAATGGAGAACAAACGAACCCAGATTTGTCCAGACACTCTGAGACATTCGGTGGAAGTGGCTTGGTTTCCTTTCATGGAGGAACTTGCTGAGGTGATTGGCTGCAAGCCAAATGTTT GGAGACTTCTGCTGACAGACCCCAAACTGGGACTCAAAGTCCTTTTCGGACCAGCCGTCGGCGCCCATTATCGCCTGCACGGACCTGGACAGTGGCCAGGAGCCCGCCAGTCTATTCTAACCGTCATGGACAGAGTGTACTACCCGTTTAACACCCGGAAAGTGCCGTCGGGGCTGCCCCAAAGCATCGAACTTTTGCGTCGGTTGTTGTACCCATCGACATTACAGATCCTGGCTATGTACCTTTTCATCCTGGTGCTCATTGTGTTAGTTTTTGTAGTGTAA
- the LOC112555641 gene encoding LOW QUALITY PROTEIN: dimethylaniline monooxygenase [N-oxide-forming] 5-like (The sequence of the model RefSeq protein was modified relative to this genomic sequence to represent the inferred CDS: deleted 2 bases in 2 codons), translating to MVKRVAIIGGGVSGLVATKSCIEEGLDPTCFEQRDSVGGLWAFEDKVQDNLSCCMWSTTMNTSKEMSCFSDFLMPKESPNFLHNVEALEYLRNYARHFNLDKHFSLNTEVVMVKRSPDFSNTGQWIVRRPHDSGNKKHLNDQVFSSNRISFNRSEYKIRRSKDGVFDAVIVCSGHHGEKHIPRFPGLGEFKGQILHSHDYRKPLDFTGKRVLVVGLGNSGGDIASEIGQVGQVVLSTRRGVWVVPRGLGRGLPLDVALHTRLGFLLQKVLPFSWGQMLAAADLSERLDHDLYGLTSSSLPNGFALFISDDLASRIICGKVKVKEDVKSFSTSSVEFVDGTVEDIDAVIFATGYHIRFPFMEKEVVEVKDNIMPLYKRVFLPDLEQQTLAFVGFFNANGCLWPICELQSRLAVRVLSGAMKLPTRKAMKDDIELMEEARPKCSQTHFVTLSRWTSSLTWTNLLRWRLLLTDPKLGLRVLCGPCVPSQFRLQGPGHWPGAREAILTVMDRVRYPLQTRRLPPGLPKTIERLREFFYPSKTWIVSLYLTIIGLLFWIIVN from the exons ATGGTTAAACGAGTGGCGATCATCGGTGGCGGTGTT AGTGGACTTGTAGCCACGAAGAGCTGTATAGAAGAGGGTCTGGATCCAACATGCTTTGAA CAGCGGGACTCCGTAGGCGGTCTGTGGGCCTTTGAGGACAAAGTTCAAGACAATCTCTCCTGCTGCATGTGGTCGACCACGATGAACACCAGCAAAGAAATGTCATGCTTCAGCGATTTCTTGATGCCgaag GAATCTCCAAACTTTTTACACAACGTGGAGGCACTAGAGTATCTCAGGAACTACGCCCGGCATTTTAATCTCGacaaacacttttctttgaacACAGAAGTCGTGATGGTCAAGAGGTCTCCAGACTTCTCCAACACAGGACAGTGGATCGTTCGAA GACCGCATGACAGTGgaaataagaaacatttaaatgacCAAGTTTTTAGTTCAAATCGTATCTCTTTCAACAGGTCAGAATACAAAATCCGGAGAAGCAAAGACGGAGTATTTGACGCCGTGATTGTGTGCTCAGGCCATCACGGAGAAAAGCACATTCCCAGATTTCCTGGCCTTGGGgagttcaaaggtcagattCTGCACTCACACGACTACCGCAAGCCGCTGGACTTCACCGGCAAACGGGTGTTAGTCGTCGGCCTCGGCAACTCGGGTGGAGACATCGCCTCGGAGATCGGCCAGGTCGGCCAG GTAGTACTAAGCACGCGCCGAGGTGTGTGGGTTGTGCCTCGTGGTCTGGGACGAGGTTTGCCGTTGGATGTGGCCCTACACACCCGACTGGGATTTCTTCTCCAGAAGGTTCTTCCATTTTCGTGGGGCCAGATGCTCGCCGCTGCCGATCTCAGCGAAAGGCTGGACCACGACCTCTACGGTCTTACCTCGTCCTCGCTGCCCAATGG ATTCGCCTTATTCATCAGCGATGACCTCGCTTCCCGCATCATCTGTGGAAAGGTTAAGGTCAAAGAGGATGTCAAGAGTTTTTCTACATCCAGTGTGGAGTTTGTGGACGGCACTGTGGAGGACATCGACGCCGTGATTTTCGCTACTGGCTACCACATCCGCTTCCCTTTTATGGAGAAGGAG GTGGTGGAGGTGAAGGACAACATCATGCCCCTCTACAAGCGCGTGTTTCTCCCTGACTTGGAGCAGCAGACACTTGCGTTCGTCGGGTTCTTCAATGCCAATGGTTGCTTGTGGCCCATCTGTGAATTACAGAGCAGACTGGCTGTCCGTGTGCTCTCT GGCGCGATGAAACTACCAACTCGCAAAGCGATGAAAGATGATATTGAACTGATGGAAGAAGCAAGGCCAAAATGTTCCCAAACACACTTCGTCACACTGTCGAGATGGACTTCATCTCTTACTTGGACGAACTTGCTGAGAT GGCGGCTTCTACTGACTGATCCCAAGCTTGGCCTCCGTGTTCTCTGTGGACCCTGCGTGCCATCGCAGTTCCGCCTGCAGGGACCTGGACACTGGCCAGGGGCACGTGAAGCAATCCTTACTGTAATGGACAGGGTTCGATACCCGCTTCAGACCCGGCGTCTTCCACCCGGACTCCCTAAAACTATCGAGAGGCTTCGCGAGTTCTTCTACCCCTCCAAGACGTGGATCGTGTCTCTGTACCTCACAATCATTGGTCTGCTCTTCTGGATTATTGTTAACTGA